A window from Pseudonocardia cypriaca encodes these proteins:
- the infA gene encoding translation initiation factor IF-1 gives MAKKDGAIEVEGRVVEPLPNAMFRVELENGHRVLAHISGKMRQHYIRILPEDRVVVELSPYDLTRGRIVYRYK, from the coding sequence ATGGCCAAGAAGGACGGGGCGATCGAGGTCGAAGGCCGGGTCGTCGAGCCCCTGCCGAACGCGATGTTCCGCGTGGAGCTGGAGAACGGACACCGGGTCCTCGCACACATCAGCGGCAAGATGCGTCAGCACTACATCCGGATCCTCCCCGAGGACCGGGTCGTGGTCGAGCTGTCGCCGTACGACCTGACCCGCGGCCGCATCGTCTACCGCTACAAGTGA
- a CDS encoding MFS transporter, which translates to MTVQAFAARLPRPLRPFRHREYRLLATSMAASLFASGLWLVAGVYQVIALGGGPSELSVVATATAVGLLVSALGGGVAADRLPKRALLLGVEAARVVAATAAGVLAVTGLLQLWHLAVISFALGAAEAFFFPAYSAILPTLLPPDELLAANGVEGTLRPVAQQALGPALAGVLVGAFAPGAALLLAGGIYALAAVTLVAMRRVAVPPPAERTSVLGDLGEGFRYLFRTGWLFATLAFATLYVLVLLGPIEVLLPFAVREQTGGGASSFALVLGAFGLGGAIGSLLVSSFRLPRRYLTVMNLLWGAGAAPLALIGVTDQLWVMAAATFVVGFTGAAAMVIWGTLLQRRVPPHLLGRVSSLDFFVSLALMPVSMALAGPVGEQLGVPMTFVLAGLVPVFLAVAAILGWRLPADEIAHPLDAPVDPGASPGPS; encoded by the coding sequence ATGACCGTACAAGCCTTCGCCGCTCGCCTGCCCCGACCCCTTCGGCCGTTCCGCCACCGCGAGTACCGGCTACTGGCCACGTCCATGGCCGCTTCGCTGTTCGCGAGCGGGCTGTGGCTCGTCGCAGGCGTGTACCAGGTCATCGCACTCGGCGGCGGCCCGTCCGAGCTGTCGGTCGTGGCCACGGCCACCGCCGTCGGCCTGCTGGTCAGCGCGCTCGGCGGTGGGGTCGCCGCCGACCGGCTGCCGAAACGGGCCCTCCTGCTCGGCGTCGAGGCCGCCCGCGTCGTCGCGGCCACCGCAGCGGGCGTGCTGGCCGTCACCGGCCTGCTGCAGCTGTGGCACCTCGCCGTCATCTCGTTCGCGCTCGGGGCGGCGGAGGCCTTCTTCTTCCCCGCCTACTCGGCGATCCTGCCCACCCTCCTGCCCCCGGACGAGCTGCTCGCCGCCAACGGCGTCGAGGGCACCCTGCGGCCCGTCGCCCAGCAGGCGCTCGGGCCTGCGCTGGCCGGTGTGCTGGTCGGCGCGTTCGCGCCCGGCGCAGCGCTGCTGCTCGCGGGCGGCATCTACGCGCTCGCAGCGGTCACGCTGGTGGCGATGCGGCGGGTCGCCGTGCCACCTCCCGCCGAGCGCACGTCCGTGCTCGGCGACCTGGGTGAGGGCTTCCGCTACCTGTTCCGCACCGGCTGGCTGTTCGCGACGCTCGCATTCGCCACCCTCTACGTGCTCGTGCTGTTGGGCCCGATCGAGGTCCTCCTGCCCTTCGCGGTCCGGGAGCAGACCGGCGGCGGGGCCAGCAGCTTCGCGCTCGTGCTCGGCGCGTTCGGGCTGGGCGGGGCGATCGGGTCGCTCCTGGTGTCGTCGTTCCGGCTCCCCCGGCGCTACCTCACCGTCATGAACCTGCTGTGGGGCGCGGGCGCCGCCCCGCTCGCCCTCATCGGCGTCACCGACCAGCTGTGGGTCATGGCGGCCGCCACGTTCGTCGTGGGCTTCACGGGCGCGGCCGCGATGGTCATCTGGGGCACGCTGCTGCAGCGGCGCGTCCCGCCACACCTGCTGGGCCGCGTCTCCAGCCTCGACTTCTTCGTGTCGCTCGCCCTCATGCCGGTGTCGATGGCCCTGGCCGGCCCGGTCGGCGAGCAGCTCGGCGTGCCGATGACGTTCGTGCTGGCCGGGCTCGTGCCGGTCTTCCTCGCCGTCGCCGCGATCCTCGGCTGGCGGCTCCCGGCCGACGAGATCGCCCACCCCCTCGACGCCCCAGTGGATCCGGGAGCATCGCCGGGACCTTCGTGA
- a CDS encoding NAD-dependent epimerase/dehydratase family protein, with the protein MRVFVAGGAGALGRRLVPQLVARGHEVTATTRSTGKAGELRALGARPVVVDGLDAVAVGRVVAEAQPNAIVHQMTALGGAPDLRHFDRWFTTTNELRTAGTRHLLAAAQASGVEKVVAQSYTGWTNSRTGGPVKTEDDPLDPEPAKAQQESMAAIRFLEKAVVEAPLTGIVLRYGNFYGPGASESMVELVRARKMPIVGTGSGVWSFIHLDDAASATVAAVERGAAGVYNVVDDDPAPVAEWLPHLAEAVGAKPPMRLPVWLARVAAGEVVVRWMAEGRGASNEKAKRELDWRPVWSSWRDGFRHGLTAAVEADR; encoded by the coding sequence ATGCGCGTATTCGTTGCAGGTGGGGCAGGCGCACTGGGCAGGCGGCTGGTGCCGCAGCTGGTGGCGCGCGGGCACGAGGTGACCGCCACAACCCGGAGCACGGGCAAGGCCGGTGAGCTGCGGGCCCTCGGCGCACGCCCCGTGGTCGTGGACGGGTTGGACGCCGTGGCGGTCGGACGGGTGGTCGCCGAGGCGCAGCCGAACGCCATCGTGCACCAGATGACCGCGCTGGGCGGGGCACCGGATCTGCGCCACTTCGACCGCTGGTTCACCACCACCAACGAGCTGCGCACGGCTGGGACCAGGCACCTGCTCGCGGCGGCACAGGCGAGCGGTGTGGAGAAGGTCGTCGCGCAGAGCTACACCGGGTGGACCAACAGCCGGACGGGCGGACCGGTGAAGACCGAGGACGACCCGCTCGACCCCGAGCCGGCGAAGGCGCAGCAGGAGTCGATGGCCGCCATCAGGTTCCTGGAGAAGGCGGTGGTGGAGGCGCCGCTCACCGGCATCGTGCTGCGCTACGGCAACTTCTACGGGCCGGGGGCGTCGGAGTCGATGGTCGAGCTGGTCCGCGCCCGCAAGATGCCGATCGTCGGCACGGGCAGCGGGGTGTGGTCGTTCATCCACCTCGACGACGCGGCGAGCGCTACGGTCGCCGCCGTGGAACGGGGCGCTGCGGGCGTCTACAACGTCGTGGACGACGACCCGGCGCCGGTTGCGGAGTGGCTGCCGCACCTCGCCGAGGCGGTGGGCGCGAAGCCGCCGATGCGGCTCCCGGTGTGGCTCGCCAGGGTGGCGGCGGGCGAGGTCGTCGTGCGGTGGATGGCGGAGGGCCGCGGCGCGTCCAACGAGAAGGCGAAGCGCGAGCTGGACTGGCGGCCCGTCTGGAGCAGCTGGCGGGACGGCTTCCGCCACGGGCTGACCGCCGCGGTGGAGGCGGACAGGTGA
- a CDS encoding RNA polymerase sigma-70 factor — protein MTEPDEPADALRPLLFSIAYRMLGTVSDAEDIVQETFLRYQRALADGTRIESTKAYLSAVTTRLAIDHLRSARVRRESYVGQWLPEPLLTDDGKEDPAAHAEQADSLSMAFLLVLERLNPVERAVFLLHDVFGYGYDEVAGIVGKSEANSRQLASRARRHLEESRRRFDASRQEQQELAEKFFAAVADGDVDRLVETLAADVVVYGDGGGKAPQWMVPIAGVDKVSRLFAAVGRQMRELGIRLQPREVNGQPGALVLDSDGRITNVFVLDVAEGAVQTVRSVINPDKLHHLGPVADVRALMRELRSRPE, from the coding sequence GTGACCGAGCCCGACGAGCCGGCGGATGCGTTGCGCCCGCTGCTGTTCTCGATCGCCTACCGGATGCTCGGCACGGTCAGCGATGCGGAGGACATCGTCCAGGAGACCTTCCTCCGCTACCAGCGGGCGCTCGCCGACGGCACCCGGATCGAGTCGACGAAGGCCTACCTCTCCGCGGTGACCACGCGCCTCGCGATCGACCACCTGCGCTCGGCCCGCGTGCGCCGCGAGTCCTACGTCGGGCAGTGGCTCCCCGAGCCGCTGCTCACCGACGACGGGAAGGAGGACCCGGCCGCGCACGCCGAGCAGGCCGACTCCCTGTCGATGGCCTTCCTCCTCGTGCTGGAGCGGCTCAACCCCGTGGAGCGGGCCGTCTTCCTACTCCACGACGTGTTCGGCTACGGCTACGACGAGGTGGCCGGGATCGTCGGGAAGAGCGAGGCGAACAGCCGCCAGCTCGCCTCCCGTGCCCGCCGGCACCTGGAGGAGAGCAGGCGGCGGTTCGACGCCTCCCGGCAGGAGCAGCAGGAGCTCGCCGAGAAGTTCTTCGCCGCCGTCGCCGACGGCGACGTGGACCGGCTGGTCGAGACCCTCGCCGCCGACGTCGTGGTCTACGGGGACGGGGGCGGCAAGGCCCCTCAGTGGATGGTGCCGATCGCGGGCGTCGACAAGGTGTCGCGGCTGTTCGCCGCGGTGGGCCGCCAGATGCGGGAGCTGGGCATCCGGCTGCAGCCGCGGGAGGTCAACGGGCAGCCGGGGGCGCTCGTGCTCGACTCGGACGGCCGGATCACCAACGTGTTCGTGCTCGACGTGGCCGAAGGCGCCGTGCAGACCGTCCGATCGGTCATCAACCCCGACAAGCTGCACCACCTCGGGCCGGTCGCCGACGTGCGCGCCCTCATGCGCGAGCTCCGCTCGCGGCCGGAGTGA
- a CDS encoding AraC family transcriptional regulator: MDVLSDAIAVMRTGHPHAARTQPAAPWGVRFPAQDGAGFHAVLHGAAFLIPANGAPVAIAAGDVVFLPHGLGHAIADTPTTPLVEFGRVVAGSGTGSRTEVSRTEMLCGAYRLDRSRTHPLVAELPDVVHLRAGRHPALRGALDLLSAEAGTAPGADAAASALLDLLLVYIVRAWYDEQPAGTATGWSAALGDPPVAEALRAIHSHPERPWTVQSLAALVGLSRAPFARRFTETVGSPPLTYLTWWRMTTAARLLRESDRPLRAVAARTGYVSEFAFAKAFKREFGVAPGRYRERPSPSAFDGVTPAASGARA; this comes from the coding sequence GTGGACGTACTCAGCGATGCGATCGCGGTGATGCGAACCGGGCACCCGCACGCCGCGCGCACGCAGCCGGCGGCGCCGTGGGGTGTGCGGTTCCCGGCACAGGACGGGGCGGGGTTCCACGCGGTCCTGCACGGCGCCGCGTTCCTCATCCCGGCGAACGGTGCACCGGTGGCGATCGCCGCAGGCGACGTCGTGTTCCTCCCCCACGGGCTCGGCCACGCGATCGCCGACACACCCACCACACCACTGGTCGAGTTCGGCCGGGTGGTCGCCGGTTCGGGAACCGGCTCGCGCACGGAGGTCTCTCGCACGGAGATGCTGTGCGGCGCGTACCGGCTCGACCGGTCCCGCACGCACCCGCTGGTGGCGGAGCTCCCCGACGTCGTGCACCTGCGGGCCGGGCGGCACCCGGCCCTGAGAGGCGCTCTCGACCTGCTCTCCGCGGAGGCCGGCACGGCTCCCGGCGCCGACGCGGCGGCGTCGGCGCTGCTCGACCTCCTGCTCGTGTACATCGTGCGCGCCTGGTACGACGAGCAGCCCGCCGGAACGGCCACGGGCTGGAGCGCCGCCCTCGGCGACCCGCCGGTGGCGGAGGCGCTGCGCGCCATCCACAGCCATCCCGAGCGGCCGTGGACGGTGCAGTCGCTCGCGGCGCTGGTCGGGCTCTCCCGGGCCCCGTTCGCCCGCCGGTTCACCGAGACCGTCGGATCGCCCCCGCTGACCTACCTCACGTGGTGGCGGATGACCACCGCCGCGCGGCTCCTGCGCGAGTCCGACCGCCCGCTGCGCGCGGTGGCGGCCCGCACCGGCTACGTCTCGGAGTTCGCGTTCGCGAAGGCGTTCAAGCGGGAGTTCGGGGTGGCGCCCGGCCGGTATCGCGAGCGGCCCTCACCGTCCGCTTTCGACGGTGTCACTCCGGCCGCGAGCGGAGCTCGCGCATGA
- a CDS encoding saccharopine dehydrogenase family protein: MRIAVYGATGFTGGLAVAELGRRGISPVLVGRDAERLHKAAVDAGVADAEVRVAGLDDPAALADAFAGCDAVVNAAGPFELWGEPVVRAAIAAGCHYVDTAGEQGYIQRILDTFGPDAERAGVTVVPAMADDGGPGDLIAGLVARELPGVADVLVVDARLPGAASRGTARSMAAVFAAGPLEYVGGRWRPATGDAPAITVPGEDDEVALTPFALPGVVTVPRHVRAGRVRSGIRTEVAQLFGSLTPDVVDSVPEVLDEEARRSTRWLMLVEAADDTGRRTRGWVTGPDAYGLTAVIAVEGVYRLVTGGAPAGARTPAQAFDALDFLDALAPHGVTWEVS, encoded by the coding sequence ATGAGGATCGCCGTGTACGGCGCGACGGGGTTCACCGGGGGGCTCGCGGTGGCGGAGCTGGGGCGCCGGGGCATCTCCCCCGTGCTCGTGGGACGCGACGCGGAACGGCTGCACAAGGCGGCCGTCGACGCGGGGGTGGCCGACGCCGAGGTCCGCGTAGCGGGTCTGGACGACCCCGCGGCGCTGGCCGATGCCTTCGCGGGCTGCGACGCGGTCGTCAACGCCGCCGGCCCGTTCGAGCTATGGGGCGAGCCGGTGGTGCGGGCGGCGATCGCGGCCGGCTGCCACTACGTCGACACCGCAGGCGAGCAGGGCTACATCCAGCGGATCCTCGACACCTTCGGACCCGACGCGGAGCGGGCAGGCGTGACGGTCGTCCCGGCCATGGCCGACGACGGCGGGCCCGGCGACCTGATCGCCGGCCTGGTCGCAAGGGAGCTCCCGGGGGTGGCCGACGTGCTCGTCGTCGACGCACGCCTGCCCGGGGCGGCTTCCCGCGGAACGGCCCGCTCGATGGCGGCCGTCTTCGCGGCCGGGCCGCTCGAGTACGTCGGCGGCAGGTGGCGACCGGCGACCGGCGACGCTCCGGCGATCACGGTTCCCGGCGAGGACGACGAGGTCGCGCTGACCCCGTTCGCCCTGCCCGGGGTGGTGACCGTGCCGCGGCACGTCCGGGCCGGGCGGGTGCGCAGCGGCATCCGGACCGAGGTGGCGCAGCTGTTCGGCTCGCTCACGCCGGACGTGGTCGACTCGGTTCCGGAGGTGCTGGACGAGGAGGCCCGGCGCAGCACCCGCTGGCTGATGCTGGTCGAGGCCGCCGACGACACCGGACGGCGGACCAGGGGCTGGGTGACCGGCCCCGACGCGTACGGCCTCACCGCGGTGATCGCCGTCGAAGGTGTCTACCGGCTGGTGACCGGCGGCGCCCCGGCCGGAGCGCGCACACCGGCCCAGGCGTTCGACGCCCTCGACTTCCTCGACGCCCTCGCGCCCCACGGCGTCACCTGGGAGGTCAGCTGA
- a CDS encoding RNA polymerase sigma factor: MKETTGTAVRGIAARTEADTGREAAVAELFEIHHLPLVRLAVLLGADDAEDVVAEAFYQLYRRWPRLRSPEAAATYLRSVVVNLTRMRIRHLQVVRKHAARSGDDHAYVASGEERAVLRDDQKALVDAVRALPARQREALVLRFWLDLRESEIADAMGITAGSVKVHVSRGMAALSRVLEERR; this comes from the coding sequence GTGAAGGAGACCACCGGCACGGCCGTGCGCGGCATCGCTGCGCGCACCGAGGCCGACACGGGCCGGGAGGCGGCCGTCGCCGAGCTCTTCGAGATCCACCACCTGCCGCTCGTGCGGCTGGCGGTGCTGCTGGGCGCCGACGACGCCGAGGACGTCGTCGCGGAGGCGTTCTACCAGCTCTACCGCCGGTGGCCGCGGCTGCGCTCACCGGAGGCGGCGGCCACCTACCTGCGTTCGGTCGTGGTGAACCTGACCCGGATGCGAATCCGGCACCTGCAGGTGGTGCGCAAGCACGCGGCGCGCTCCGGCGACGACCATGCGTACGTCGCCTCCGGTGAGGAGCGCGCCGTGCTCCGAGACGATCAGAAGGCGCTGGTGGACGCGGTGCGCGCGCTACCGGCCCGGCAGCGGGAGGCCTTGGTGTTACGGTTCTGGCTGGACCTGCGCGAGAGCGAGATCGCTGATGCGATGGGCATCACCGCGGGGTCGGTCAAGGTGCACGTCTCCCGCGGGATGGCGGCGCTGTCGCGGGTGCTCGAGGAGCGCAGATGA
- a CDS encoding sodium:solute symporter family protein yields the protein MDEPLATFAFIAVLGVTSMLAFSARWFHRRDVLPHLEGWALGDRGFGTGVTWFLLGGSIFTAYTFAAVPGLAYGTGALGFFPLTYTVILCPVLFVLLPRLWSAARETGAVTVADYVRARYDSPALMLVVALTGVLATMPYIALQLIGVRAVLAAGGLYPEGPAGDLALTAVFAVLAGATFRSGLRVPAVISLVKGVLIFGAAFGVMAVVLGRLGGFGAVFDGADRELRTGAGGGLLLDPAQHPAFATLALGSALALPMYPHVLTAAFAADSPNTLRRSIVAMPAWTFVLGLFGLLGVAALAAGVVAPVGNAEVAVPLLVRELLPELASGAVFGALAVGALVPAAVMSVAVGALFTRNVYAEFFLPHATPKHEVRVASWVSLLAKVAALAFVFGLREQDAINLQLLGGIWILQTFPAVALGLFTRWWHRSALLAGWAVGMVVGTVLAVAGGFSSVVAIGPALLYVAVVALATNLAVAAVLTPVFAGRAEVAS from the coding sequence ATGGACGAACCGCTGGCCACCTTCGCGTTCATCGCCGTTCTCGGCGTGACGTCGATGCTGGCGTTCTCCGCCCGCTGGTTCCACCGCCGTGACGTGCTGCCCCACCTCGAGGGGTGGGCGCTGGGCGACCGGGGGTTCGGCACCGGGGTCACCTGGTTCCTGCTCGGCGGATCGATCTTCACCGCCTACACGTTCGCCGCCGTGCCCGGCCTCGCGTACGGCACGGGCGCGCTCGGGTTCTTCCCGCTCACCTACACCGTGATCCTCTGCCCGGTCCTGTTCGTGCTGCTGCCCCGCCTGTGGTCGGCGGCGCGGGAGACCGGCGCCGTGACGGTGGCCGACTACGTGCGGGCCCGGTACGACTCGCCCGCGCTCATGCTGGTGGTCGCGCTCACCGGCGTGCTGGCGACGATGCCGTACATCGCGCTGCAGCTGATCGGGGTGCGCGCGGTGCTCGCCGCCGGTGGGCTGTACCCGGAGGGGCCGGCGGGCGACCTCGCCCTCACGGCCGTCTTCGCGGTGCTCGCGGGCGCCACGTTCCGCAGCGGGCTGCGGGTGCCCGCAGTGATCTCGCTGGTCAAGGGTGTGCTCATCTTCGGGGCGGCGTTCGGTGTGATGGCCGTGGTGCTCGGGCGCCTCGGCGGGTTCGGCGCCGTCTTCGACGGTGCCGACCGCGAGCTGCGCACCGGTGCGGGCGGCGGGCTGCTGCTCGATCCCGCGCAGCACCCCGCGTTCGCCACCCTCGCGCTGGGCTCCGCGCTCGCCCTCCCGATGTACCCGCACGTGCTCACCGCGGCCTTCGCCGCCGACAGCCCCAACACCCTGCGCCGCAGCATCGTCGCGATGCCCGCCTGGACGTTCGTGCTCGGCCTCTTCGGACTGCTCGGCGTGGCCGCCCTGGCCGCGGGGGTCGTCGCACCGGTCGGCAACGCGGAGGTCGCCGTCCCGTTGCTGGTACGGGAGCTCCTGCCCGAGCTGGCGAGCGGGGCCGTGTTCGGGGCGCTCGCCGTGGGCGCGCTGGTGCCGGCTGCTGTGATGTCGGTGGCGGTGGGCGCGCTCTTCACCCGCAACGTCTACGCCGAGTTCTTCCTGCCGCACGCCACGCCCAAGCACGAGGTGCGGGTGGCGAGCTGGGTGTCGCTGCTGGCGAAGGTGGCGGCGCTGGCGTTCGTGTTCGGCCTGCGCGAGCAGGACGCGATCAACCTGCAGCTGCTCGGCGGCATCTGGATCCTGCAGACGTTCCCGGCCGTCGCGCTCGGGCTGTTCACCCGCTGGTGGCACCGTTCGGCGCTGCTCGCCGGATGGGCTGTGGGGATGGTCGTCGGCACGGTGCTGGCCGTGGCGGGCGGGTTCAGCTCGGTGGTGGCGATCGGGCCCGCGCTGCTCTACGTCGCCGTCGTCGCGCTGGCCACCAACCTCGCGGTGGCTGCGGTGCTCACGCCCGTGTTCGCCGGGCGGGCGGAGGTGGCGTCGTGA
- a CDS encoding carbon starvation CstA family protein, giving the protein MTLTEARQRMNPRSVLIWSVVAIIGAVAWGVLAISRGENVSAIWLVAAALGSYAIAYRFYARFIVRRVLKADDSRATPGERLDNGTDFQPMDRRVLFGHHFAAIAGAGPLVGPVLAAQMGYLPGTIWIIVGVIFAGAVQDMVVLFFSMRRDGRSLGQMARDEIGVVGGVAALIAVFAIMIILLAVLALVVVNALSHSPWGTFSIAMTIPIALFMGFYMRNIRPGRVVETSVIGVALLLLAIVAGGWVQNSSWADAFTLDPRTLVICLVIYGFAASVLPVWMLLAPRDYLSTFMKIGTIVLLAIGVIFTAPTLQTAAFTDFAFTGTGPVFAGSLFPFVFITIACGALSGFHSLVSSGTTPKLIQKESQVRLIGYGAMLMESFVAIMALIAACILDPGLYFAMNAPAGVLGTTVESASEAVNRLGFTITPEALAGAAAAVQESTLVARTGGAPTLAVGMSEIFSGAFGGDALKAFWYHFAIMFEALFILTTVDAGTRVGRYMLQDTLGNVYKPFSNVNWKPGLWITSAVVVLAWGYFLYAGVTDPLGGINQLFPLFGIANQLLAAVALTVATTILIKTGRAKYAWVTLVPLAWDAAVTLTASWQKVFSPVPSLGFFAQRDRYAAALEQGQVLAPAKDIGQMNTVVLNSTVDGVLSVLFAVLIIIVIVNAMFVWYRALTSSETLPSTEVPAVPSHIVAPSGFIPTAEEKRALATAGDRG; this is encoded by the coding sequence ATGACGCTCACCGAGGCACGGCAGCGGATGAACCCGCGCTCGGTGCTGATCTGGTCCGTCGTCGCGATCATCGGCGCCGTGGCGTGGGGCGTGCTGGCCATATCCCGCGGGGAGAACGTCTCCGCGATCTGGCTGGTCGCGGCCGCGCTCGGCTCGTACGCGATCGCCTACCGCTTCTACGCGCGGTTCATCGTCCGCCGTGTGCTGAAGGCCGACGACAGCCGCGCCACACCGGGCGAGCGCCTGGACAACGGCACCGACTTCCAACCGATGGACCGCCGGGTGCTCTTCGGTCACCACTTCGCGGCGATCGCGGGCGCAGGCCCGCTCGTCGGCCCGGTGCTGGCCGCGCAGATGGGGTACCTGCCCGGCACGATCTGGATCATCGTCGGCGTCATCTTCGCCGGCGCCGTGCAGGACATGGTCGTGCTGTTCTTCTCGATGCGCCGCGACGGCCGCAGCCTGGGCCAGATGGCGCGCGACGAGATCGGCGTGGTCGGCGGCGTCGCCGCCCTCATCGCCGTGTTCGCCATCATGATCATCCTGCTGGCGGTGCTCGCGCTCGTCGTCGTGAACGCCCTCTCGCACTCGCCGTGGGGCACGTTCTCCATCGCGATGACGATCCCCATCGCGCTGTTCATGGGCTTCTACATGCGCAACATCCGGCCCGGCCGCGTCGTGGAGACGAGCGTCATCGGCGTTGCGCTGCTGCTGCTCGCGATCGTCGCGGGCGGCTGGGTGCAGAACTCGAGCTGGGCCGACGCCTTCACGCTCGACCCGCGCACTCTGGTGATCTGCCTGGTCATCTACGGCTTCGCGGCCTCCGTGCTGCCGGTGTGGATGCTGCTCGCCCCGCGCGACTACCTCTCGACCTTCATGAAGATCGGCACGATCGTGCTGCTCGCGATCGGCGTGATCTTCACGGCGCCGACGCTGCAGACCGCGGCGTTCACGGACTTCGCCTTCACCGGCACCGGGCCGGTGTTCGCCGGGTCGCTGTTCCCGTTCGTGTTCATCACGATCGCGTGCGGTGCGCTCTCCGGCTTCCACTCGCTCGTCTCGTCGGGCACCACGCCGAAGCTGATCCAGAAGGAGTCGCAGGTCCGGCTCATCGGCTACGGCGCGATGCTCATGGAGTCCTTCGTCGCGATCATGGCCCTGATCGCGGCCTGCATCCTGGACCCCGGGCTCTACTTCGCGATGAACGCGCCCGCCGGAGTGCTGGGCACCACGGTCGAGTCCGCGTCGGAGGCCGTCAACAGGCTCGGCTTCACGATCACGCCGGAGGCGCTCGCAGGCGCCGCCGCCGCGGTGCAGGAGAGCACCCTCGTCGCCCGTACCGGCGGTGCGCCCACCCTCGCCGTCGGCATGTCGGAGATCTTCTCCGGCGCCTTCGGCGGCGACGCCCTCAAGGCGTTCTGGTACCACTTCGCGATCATGTTCGAGGCGCTGTTCATCCTCACCACGGTGGACGCGGGCACCCGCGTCGGGCGCTACATGCTGCAGGACACCCTCGGCAACGTCTACAAGCCGTTCTCGAACGTGAACTGGAAGCCGGGCCTGTGGATCACCAGCGCGGTCGTCGTGCTGGCGTGGGGCTACTTCCTCTACGCGGGCGTCACCGACCCGCTGGGCGGCATCAACCAGCTCTTCCCGCTGTTCGGCATCGCCAACCAGCTGCTGGCAGCCGTCGCGCTCACGGTCGCCACGACGATCCTGATCAAGACGGGCCGCGCGAAGTACGCATGGGTCACGCTCGTGCCGCTCGCGTGGGACGCCGCGGTCACGCTCACGGCGAGCTGGCAGAAGGTGTTCTCGCCCGTTCCGTCGCTCGGCTTCTTCGCCCAGCGCGACCGCTACGCGGCGGCGCTGGAGCAGGGGCAGGTGCTGGCACCCGCGAAGGACATCGGCCAGATGAACACCGTCGTGCTGAACTCCACGGTCGACGGCGTCCTGTCCGTGCTGTTCGCGGTGCTGATCATCATCGTGATCGTGAACGCGATGTTCGTCTGGTACCGGGCGCTCACCTCGTCCGAGACGCTGCCGAGCACGGAGGTGCCCGCGGTGCCGTCGCACATCGTGGCACCGTCCGGGTTCATCCCCACCGCTGAGGAGAAGCGGGCGCTCGCCACGGCCGGGGACCGGGGATGA
- a CDS encoding YbdD/YjiX family protein — protein sequence MTTLARAWQGVRWYLAELTGETQYDRYLERHEQEHPGTPPLSRREFERRRIDGQDPKPGSRCC from the coding sequence ATGACCACCCTCGCGAGGGCGTGGCAGGGCGTGCGCTGGTACCTCGCCGAGCTCACCGGCGAGACCCAGTACGACCGCTACCTCGAGCGGCACGAGCAGGAGCACCCGGGCACGCCGCCGCTGTCCAGGCGGGAGTTCGAGCGCCGCCGGATCGACGGGCAGGACCCGAAGCCCGGCAGCCGCTGCTGCTGA